The following coding sequences lie in one Sorghum bicolor cultivar BTx623 chromosome 6, Sorghum_bicolor_NCBIv3, whole genome shotgun sequence genomic window:
- the LOC110436503 gene encoding expansin-B3-like, translating into MSLPSSALNIVGSASITSSPYSIRTNISVVLPLYNLAFTVPCNYPGQKVTFHVEEGSNPVYFAVLVEFEDGDGDVVQVDIMEANSGYWTPMRESWGSIWRLDANHRLQAPFSLRITNESGRKLVAQDGTITFHKAAAASILDPT; encoded by the exons ATGTCGCTGCCCTCCAGCGCTCTGAACATCGTCGGCTCCGCCTCCATCACCTCCAGCCCTT ATTCAATTCGCACAAATATTAGTGTAGTACTTCCGCTTTACAATTTGGCGTTTAC GGTGCCCTGCAACTACCCCGGGCAGAAGGTGACGTTCCACGTGGAGGAGGGCTCCAACCCCGTCTACTTCGCGGTGCTCGTCGAGTTCgaagacggcgacggcgacgtggTGCAGGTGGACATCATGGAGGCCAACTCCGGCTACTGGACGCCGATGCGCGAGTCCTGGGGATCCATCTGGAGGCTGGACGCCAACCATAGGCTGCAGGCGCCCTTCTCGCTGCGCATCACAAATGAGTCCGGCAGGAAGCTGGTGGCACAAGATGGCACCATCACGTTCCACAAGGCAGCAGCTGCTAGCATCTTag ATCCAACGTAG